From the genome of Schaalia dentiphila ATCC 17982, one region includes:
- a CDS encoding phage holin family protein: protein MDFIARLLATMAGLWVTTRVVSSISIESSSASQTVIVLAAVALVFTAVNSIIKPIVTTLAFPLYLLTFGLFALVTNSLLFALTGWLSTSLGFPMTTGGFWSCLFGAVITSVVSSIVSGILRDKKDKRD, encoded by the coding sequence ATGGACTTTATTGCTCGTTTATTGGCCACGATGGCCGGCCTGTGGGTGACGACCCGCGTGGTCTCGTCGATCTCGATCGAGTCGTCGTCGGCGTCGCAAACCGTCATCGTTCTGGCGGCCGTCGCCCTGGTGTTCACTGCGGTGAACTCGATCATCAAGCCGATCGTGACGACTCTGGCGTTCCCCCTGTACCTCCTGACTTTCGGCCTGTTTGCCCTGGTGACGAACTCTCTGCTCTTCGCACTGACGGGGTGGCTGTCCACGTCGCTCGGATTCCCCATGACGACGGGCGGCTTCTGGTCCTGCCTGTTCGGCGCGGTCATCACCTCCGTGGTGTCCTCGATTGTCTCGGGCATCCTGCGGGATAAGAAGGACAAGCGGGACTGA